The Verrucomicrobiota bacterium genome has a segment encoding these proteins:
- a CDS encoding DUF1566 domain-containing protein yields the protein MKPQLALLFAFMALGNLGAVQPYAIVGTGQTKCYHNQGEIAPPQPGQPFYGQDAQHPGLAPSYKDNGDGTVSDLNTGLTWVKARGQKLAWEDAVAGAAACRVGGHTDWRMPTIKELYSLINFNGGCAGTVANSRPYLDTKYFDFAYGDESTGVRIIDCQDWSATQYLGKTLNNRPTSVFGVNFADGRIKGYPKSFPNGRVAQMHVRYVRGNPAYGLNDFHDNGDGTITDRATGLTWSQADSGNGLNWQEALAWVQKKNAEKYLGHHDWRLPNAKELQSIVDYSRAPAVTQSPAISPLFQATKLNDGEYPFFWSSTTHLDGPPDRQGGAAVYVAFGRATGWMQPRGMNGPQGNRGTVPQGAGMGGPPFGGPGPGGFAKGGPPPGGPGAGRSDGSGPSASGGSGGYQLMDVHGAGAQRSDSKSGDPAMFPHGRGPQGDVVRIYNFVRLVRSDAK from the coding sequence ATGAAACCTCAACTTGCTCTCCTGTTCGCGTTCATGGCCCTCGGCAATCTCGGTGCCGTCCAACCCTACGCCATTGTCGGCACCGGTCAGACCAAGTGCTACCATAATCAGGGCGAGATTGCGCCCCCGCAGCCGGGCCAGCCGTTTTACGGTCAGGACGCCCAGCATCCGGGACTGGCGCCGAGTTATAAGGACAACGGCGATGGCACCGTCAGCGATCTGAATACGGGCCTGACCTGGGTGAAGGCGCGCGGCCAAAAGTTGGCCTGGGAGGATGCCGTCGCCGGGGCGGCGGCCTGTCGGGTGGGCGGTCACACCGATTGGCGCATGCCGACCATCAAGGAACTGTATTCGCTCATCAATTTCAATGGCGGTTGTGCCGGCACCGTGGCCAATTCCCGACCGTACCTGGACACCAAGTATTTCGATTTCGCTTATGGCGACGAATCCACCGGCGTCCGCATTATTGATTGCCAGGATTGGTCCGCCACGCAATACCTTGGCAAGACGTTGAATAACCGTCCCACGAGCGTCTTTGGCGTTAATTTCGCCGATGGACGCATCAAGGGATATCCCAAGTCGTTTCCCAACGGACGGGTTGCCCAGATGCACGTCCGTTACGTGCGTGGCAACCCGGCTTATGGCCTCAATGATTTCCACGACAACGGCGATGGCACGATCACTGATCGCGCCACCGGCCTGACGTGGTCACAAGCCGATAGTGGTAACGGGTTGAACTGGCAGGAGGCGCTGGCCTGGGTGCAGAAAAAGAACGCTGAAAAATATCTTGGTCACCATGATTGGCGTTTGCCCAATGCCAAGGAGCTCCAGAGCATCGTGGATTATTCCCGCGCGCCCGCCGTCACGCAGTCACCCGCCATCTCCCCGCTCTTTCAGGCCACGAAACTCAACGATGGCGAATATCCGTTCTTCTGGAGCAGCACAACTCATCTGGATGGTCCCCCCGACCGCCAGGGCGGTGCCGCCGTTTATGTCGCCTTTGGCCGGGCGACCGGCTGGATGCAGCCGCGCGGCATGAACGGCCCGCAAGGGAACCGGGGGACAGTTCCGCAGGGTGCCGGCATGGGTGGTCCGCCTTTTGGCGGGCCGGGACCGGGAGGATTTGCCAAGGGTGGTCCACCGCCCGGTGGTCCCGGGGCGGGTCGGTCGGACGGCTCCGGTCCGTCTGCATCCGGCGGTTCGGGCGGCTATCAGTTGATGGATGTGCATGGTGCGGGCGCGCAGCGCAGCGATTCCAAGAGCGGCGATCCCGCCATGTTCCCGCACGGCCGCGGCCCGCAAGGCGACGTCGTCCGCATTTACAACTTTGTCCGCCTTGTGCGCAGCGATGCAAAGTAA
- a CDS encoding DUF1566 domain-containing protein encodes MKVLPSFFIITLATSLAAALPYPIVDTGQTKCYDNRSEISPPKPGQPFYGQDAQFKTHPASYTLSADGLTVRDNVTGLTWQRSPDTDGNGILNRADKLTLAQAQALPAKLNAARFGGFDDWRLPTIKEQYSLFDARGTDPSGPMDADTSRLTPYLDTKFFKFAYGNTSSGERVIDSQYASSTRYVGKGARGFDKLFGVNFADGRIKGYDLFMPGGGTEKTFFVTCVRGNPKYGQNDFHDNGDGTITDRATGLMWSKSDSVRGMNWQEALAWVQQNNAEKYLGHNDWRMPSVKELQSLVDYTRSPDTSHSAAIDPVFTCTSFTNETRQADYPFYWSATTHAGFQGGGAAMYVAFGRAAGWMSSRAMAGGPPEGRGGPGSGGLRKGGGGPGGPGFGGPGAQGRGPGGPPASGFQSPASGGQAGDYHYVDVHGAGAQRSDPKSGDPAMFPHGRGPQGDVIRIYNFVRLVRVGAIQ; translated from the coding sequence ATGAAAGTTTTACCCTCATTTTTCATCATTACTTTGGCAACCAGCCTGGCTGCCGCCCTTCCTTATCCCATCGTGGATACCGGCCAGACTAAGTGTTACGACAACCGCAGCGAGATTTCCCCGCCGAAACCGGGTCAGCCATTCTATGGTCAGGACGCCCAGTTTAAAACCCATCCGGCCAGTTACACCCTCAGCGCCGATGGCCTGACCGTTCGCGATAACGTCACCGGCCTGACCTGGCAGCGCAGCCCGGATACCGATGGCAACGGCATCCTCAACCGCGCTGATAAACTGACCTTGGCCCAGGCCCAAGCCCTCCCCGCCAAACTCAATGCCGCCCGGTTCGGCGGGTTCGATGACTGGCGCCTGCCCACCATCAAGGAGCAATATTCGCTTTTCGACGCCCGCGGCACCGATCCCAGCGGACCCATGGACGCCGATACCTCGCGGCTCACGCCCTACCTCGATACGAAGTTCTTTAAGTTCGCCTACGGGAACACGAGCAGCGGGGAGCGCGTCATTGATTCGCAATACGCGTCCAGCACCCGGTATGTCGGCAAGGGGGCGCGCGGGTTCGATAAACTTTTTGGTGTCAACTTCGCTGATGGACGCATCAAGGGCTACGATCTGTTCATGCCGGGCGGCGGCACGGAGAAAACGTTTTTTGTCACGTGCGTGCGTGGCAATCCGAAGTATGGCCAGAACGACTTTCATGATAACGGCGACGGCACCATCACCGACCGTGCCACCGGTTTGATGTGGTCGAAAAGCGATAGCGTGCGCGGAATGAACTGGCAGGAAGCCCTGGCCTGGGTGCAACAAAATAACGCGGAGAAATACTTGGGCCATAACGATTGGCGGATGCCCAGCGTGAAGGAATTGCAAAGCCTCGTGGATTACACCCGCTCGCCCGACACCAGTCACTCGGCCGCGATTGATCCGGTCTTCACCTGCACGTCGTTCACCAACGAAACCCGCCAGGCCGACTACCCGTTCTACTGGTCGGCGACGACTCACGCCGGTTTCCAGGGCGGTGGCGCCGCCATGTATGTCGCGTTCGGGCGGGCGGCCGGTTGGATGTCATCGCGGGCCATGGCGGGTGGTCCTCCGGAGGGGCGCGGTGGTCCGGGCAGTGGCGGACTTCGCAAGGGCGGTGGTGGCCCGGGCGGTCCCGGCTTCGGCGGTCCGGGTGCCCAGGGGCGCGGTCCCGGTGGGCCTCCAGCTTCCGGCTTTCAGTCTCCAGCCTCAGGTGGTCAGGCTGGTGACTATCATTACGTGGATGTCCACGGTGCCGGGGCCCAGCGCAGCGATCCCAAGAGCGGCGATCCCGCCATGTTCCCGCATGGTCGCGGTCCACAAGGTGATGTCATCCGCATTTATAACTTCGTGCGGCTCGTGCGCGTTGGCGCAATCCAATGA
- a CDS encoding PQQ-binding-like beta-propeller repeat protein gives MKRMTNILGIGLMGMTGVSLLADADWSQFRGPNGAGIAASDAKPPTTWSESQNLRWRTALPGPGSSSPIVSGNRVFITCYTGYGQGASGGGPDQLQRHLICLAREDGKIVWDKAVPAELPEDTYSGFITEHGYASSTPVTDGERVYVFFGKTGVLAFDLNGKELWKVNVGKLSSNRRWGSGASPMLFQNLVIVNAADESRSIRALDKLTGKEVWKAEASTLELCFNMPVLAPRADGQSDLLISAPGEVWGMNPNTGKLRWFAQSRLPGNVSPTMVVGDGVAYALGGFPQLGAVAVRTGGKGDVTESNVLWRSSTSSYVPSPVLHEGRLYFASDQGFAVCLNAKSGEVIFKERLSGASDSNRGGRPYYASVVLANGNLYATSRRNGVVLFAAKPEFSVIAQNKLAGDDSDFNATPAIAGRQLFLRSNRNLYCIEAMQSAGAGKTQ, from the coding sequence ATGAAACGAATGACGAACATTCTGGGAATCGGGCTGATGGGGATGACGGGGGTTTCCCTGCTGGCGGACGCTGACTGGTCGCAGTTTCGGGGTCCGAATGGGGCTGGCATCGCCGCGTCGGATGCCAAGCCGCCCACCACCTGGAGTGAATCGCAAAACCTGCGCTGGCGGACGGCCCTACCCGGCCCTGGCTCCTCCAGCCCCATTGTTTCGGGCAACCGCGTGTTTATCACCTGCTACACCGGGTACGGCCAAGGTGCCAGCGGAGGCGGACCGGATCAACTTCAGCGTCATCTGATCTGCCTCGCCCGTGAAGACGGCAAGATAGTCTGGGATAAGGCGGTTCCCGCCGAATTGCCGGAAGATACCTATAGCGGCTTTATCACCGAGCACGGCTACGCCAGCAGCACCCCGGTGACGGATGGAGAGCGGGTGTACGTGTTCTTCGGCAAGACCGGCGTGCTGGCCTTTGACCTGAATGGCAAGGAACTGTGGAAAGTGAATGTGGGCAAGCTCTCCAGCAACCGCCGCTGGGGTTCGGGAGCCAGCCCCATGCTTTTCCAGAATCTGGTGATCGTGAACGCCGCCGATGAAAGCCGTTCCATCCGCGCCTTGGATAAGCTGACCGGGAAAGAGGTCTGGAAGGCCGAAGCAAGCACCCTGGAACTCTGTTTTAACATGCCGGTGTTGGCCCCACGCGCGGACGGACAATCGGACCTGCTGATTTCTGCGCCCGGCGAAGTCTGGGGGATGAACCCGAACACCGGCAAGCTCCGTTGGTTCGCGCAAAGCCGCCTGCCCGGCAATGTTTCACCCACAATGGTGGTGGGTGACGGAGTCGCCTATGCCTTGGGCGGTTTTCCCCAGCTTGGTGCCGTGGCAGTTCGCACCGGCGGCAAGGGGGATGTGACGGAGTCCAACGTCCTCTGGCGCAGCAGCACCAGCTCCTATGTGCCTTCGCCGGTTCTGCATGAAGGCCGGTTGTATTTTGCCAGCGATCAGGGGTTCGCCGTTTGCCTCAATGCCAAGTCCGGCGAGGTGATTTTCAAGGAACGCTTGTCGGGCGCATCCGATAGTAATCGTGGGGGGCGGCCTTACTACGCCTCGGTGGTCCTTGCCAACGGCAATCTTTACGCCACCAGCCGGCGCAACGGGGTGGTGCTCTTCGCCGCCAAACCGGAATTTTCCGTGATCGCTCAAAACAAACTCGCGGGTGACGATTCTGATTTCAATGCCACGCCTGCGATTGCAGGTCGGCAACTCTTTCTGCGCTCGAACCGGAATCTTTACTGCATCGAGGCGATGCAGTCGGCGGGCGCGGGGAAAACTCAGTAA